In a genomic window of Pseudoxanthomonas indica:
- a CDS encoding GNAT family N-acetyltransferase: MTAPKRLPPWHEHFRLPSGRELLIRPIRPEDAGPIQGAFTLLGPEEIRQRFLYALRELTPEMAQRLSQPDPQTEFALVAAETLPPGEALVGAVARVSVVSRSREAEFAILVSHFIAGQGLGRHLMRRLVKWAKSKKLDRLYGDVLDSNLPMLQLAESLGFRQVREQDASPNLVRVVLDLNQPE; this comes from the coding sequence ATGACCGCGCCGAAACGACTACCGCCCTGGCATGAGCACTTCCGCCTGCCCAGCGGCCGTGAACTGCTGATCCGTCCGATCCGCCCGGAGGATGCCGGTCCGATCCAGGGCGCCTTCACCCTGCTGGGTCCGGAAGAAATCCGCCAGCGCTTCCTGTACGCGCTGCGCGAGCTGACCCCGGAAATGGCCCAGCGCCTGAGCCAGCCCGACCCGCAGACCGAGTTTGCGCTGGTGGCGGCCGAGACCCTGCCGCCCGGCGAGGCGCTGGTGGGTGCGGTGGCGCGGGTGTCGGTGGTGTCGCGTTCGCGCGAGGCCGAATTCGCCATCCTGGTCAGCCACTTCATCGCCGGCCAGGGCCTGGGCCGGCACCTGATGCGCCGGCTGGTCAAATGGGCCAAGTCCAAGAAGCTCGACCGGCTGTACGGCGATGTGCTCGACAGCAACCTGCCGATGCTGCAACTGGCCGAGTCGCTGGGTTTCCGCCAGGTGCGCGAGCAGGATGCCTCGCCCAACCTGGTGCGGGTGGTGCTGGACCTGAACCAGCCCGAGTAA
- a CDS encoding GNAT family N-acetyltransferase produces MQHAHAIQTFRGPAIQPWLDDVARLRVAVFRDWPYLYAGDLAYEREYLAAYAESNDSVFVLAVDEGRVVGASTGLPLLDDSAEFRQPFLASDIDPAHVFYFGESVLLPTWRGRGIGHAFFDAREDHARGLGDYRWTAFAAVDRDAHDARRPADFRGNDDFWRKRGYSRQPGMTMQLHWNEIDQGPMAHALTFWTRPLEWGPLRREPKEGVA; encoded by the coding sequence ATGCAGCACGCGCACGCCATCCAGACGTTTCGAGGTCCTGCCATCCAGCCCTGGCTGGACGATGTAGCCCGGCTGCGGGTCGCGGTGTTCCGCGACTGGCCGTATCTGTATGCAGGCGACCTGGCCTACGAGCGCGAATATCTGGCGGCGTATGCCGAGTCGAATGACAGCGTCTTCGTGCTGGCGGTGGACGAAGGCCGGGTAGTCGGTGCGTCCACCGGCTTGCCGCTGCTGGATGACAGCGCCGAGTTCCGCCAGCCGTTCCTGGCATCGGATATCGATCCGGCCCATGTGTTCTATTTCGGCGAGTCGGTACTGCTGCCGACATGGCGCGGACGCGGCATTGGCCATGCCTTCTTCGATGCGCGCGAGGATCATGCGCGTGGCCTGGGCGATTACCGCTGGACGGCGTTTGCGGCGGTGGATCGCGATGCGCACGATGCGCGCAGGCCAGCGGATTTCCGTGGCAATGACGATTTCTGGCGCAAGCGCGGCTACAGCCGCCAGCCGGGCATGACGATGCAACTGCATTGGAACGAGATTGACCAGGGCCCGATGGCGCATGCGCTGACGTTCTGGACGCGTCCGCTGGAATGGGGGCCGTTGCGGCGCGAGCCGAAGGAGGGCGTGGCATGA
- a CDS encoding cation diffusion facilitator family transporter — MAGGGDSTRAILFALGANFAIAVAKGVAAFITGSSAMLAETVHSLADCGNQLLLLLGLRQARRPASTEHPLGYGRAIYFWSFLVAVMLFTIGGMFSVYEGVHKLQHPEPLQQWWWAAGVLVFAIIAEGVSMRACLEEVNKSRGDRSIWRWFRESRQAELVVIFGEDLAALLGLVFALGAVMLSVVTGNPLWDAVGTVMIGVLLIVIAVLVAIEVKSMLIGQSVDPQLEQQLTGWLRARPEVTHLIHVITLQQGNDVVVSVQAVMRETQDVRVLLDDINRVEDELKVAYPAVRWTFFEPDLPKSER, encoded by the coding sequence ATGGCGGGTGGTGGCGATTCTACGCGCGCAATCCTGTTTGCGCTGGGGGCCAACTTCGCCATTGCGGTGGCCAAGGGCGTGGCCGCCTTCATCACCGGATCCAGCGCCATGCTGGCCGAAACGGTGCACTCGCTGGCCGACTGCGGCAACCAGCTGCTCCTGCTGCTGGGCCTGCGCCAGGCCAGGCGCCCGGCATCGACCGAACACCCGCTGGGTTACGGGCGCGCCATCTACTTCTGGTCGTTCCTGGTGGCGGTGATGCTGTTCACCATCGGCGGCATGTTCTCGGTCTACGAAGGCGTGCACAAGCTGCAGCATCCGGAACCGCTGCAGCAGTGGTGGTGGGCGGCCGGCGTGCTGGTGTTCGCGATCATCGCCGAAGGCGTGTCGATGCGCGCCTGCCTGGAAGAAGTGAACAAGTCGCGCGGCGACCGCAGCATCTGGCGCTGGTTCCGCGAGAGCCGCCAGGCCGAGCTGGTGGTGATCTTCGGCGAGGATCTGGCTGCGCTGCTGGGCCTGGTGTTTGCGCTGGGTGCGGTGATGCTGTCGGTGGTCACCGGCAATCCGCTGTGGGATGCGGTGGGCACGGTGATGATTGGCGTGCTGCTGATCGTGATTGCGGTGCTGGTGGCGATCGAGGTCAAGTCGATGCTGATTGGCCAGAGCGTGGACCCGCAACTGGAACAGCAGCTCACCGGCTGGCTGCGCGCGCGCCCCGAGGTGACCCATCTGATCCACGTCATCACCCTGCAGCAGGGCAACGACGTGGTGGTCTCGGTGCAGGCGGTGATGCGCGAAACCCAGGACGTGCGCGTGCTGCTGGATGACATCAACCGGGTCGAGGACGAACTGAAAGTCGCCTATCCGGCAGTGCGCTGGACGTTCTTCGAACCCGATCTACCCAAGTCGGAGCGCTGA
- a CDS encoding autotransporter outer membrane beta-barrel domain-containing protein, protein MAIAVNLWGLHGDLEARDLHGAQYVGPGETLTLVKGDSLDYEGWDAALTVTGADAVATGQQVTFKLGGRPYGVAIGLQALGGGRVELEKGSINSNLNDRRVFETLQVQGRDAAGVVSKMRLAGVDINAGYNGNGQGAFAARDGGSLHFTDGRIAGGNVGKYFGLFTVDGTDSEIRAIRTAISLTGNAGLGVAAGGKLTLQQMEIATSDGYLNMLITGEGSQASTTALVLSNARYDINDGAQAHVVNGTIVNGAQPAFRVSGGNTASSVNVDQGSYSAKGSYLAEIQHDGQFTATDADFKASDVQAAFHTSSSSAELTLKKSAIETSGNEGSHGVDILGGVATLESLRLDTWGNEAHALRGTQNNETTLSRISLKDSQVEVHGSGGAALYVAGDKVEATVAASQMTSLETDAHGFVQVDRAQLDVRDSQIDVQGARGSTYVSRVNTRGNGGNSARIATSVMRAMKGPALWFLGDQHKLILNESRVLSGEVDGAPGVLMQVDDAILDNQDTLAAGRITLNARDSELLGDVRVDSATAEVNLDLTGASTLQGALLSEAGRQVAELGLMESSTWMVTAHSGLTQLIHRGLLQFAAPATASDFKRVQVTGNYDIGEGTLEFNTRLEGDDSATDRLLVQGNATGVGSVRVVNAKGAGAATVEGIRLVQVDGESSATLSLLERVVAGPYEYTLVQGSVSAPDDGDWYLRSSRPPPVKPDDPVQPDEPDKPDEPVKPDEPDQPVKPDSPDDPTPPITPVDPPSPSPPEPLWRPEVAAYQANQWASISLFSHNLHDRLGEPVYAERQRDGSGGQAWVRSQRQQHDLRTENRQLASATDATMLQAGAELTRWQPRDHRLHLGMMAGAAQAQSHVGSALTGYHAKGSVRGHSFGLYGTWFSRAGTPGGAYLDGWVQHGRFHNQVQSDGLRSVRYTSRSWTASLEAGYAWNAWTSARARWMLEPQLQYVYVQHSADRVREANGTRIDASAGAGVDRRLGLRMYPQVLDLQVMRVQPYLAVHREDYAARRGVRFEGTAMNGSLPRRIDSMQAGADAELGGGWTARGFITLRRGAGHYREVSGQVGLGYRW, encoded by the coding sequence TTGGCCATAGCTGTAAATCTATGGGGCTTGCATGGCGACCTGGAGGCCAGGGACCTGCACGGTGCGCAATACGTGGGCCCGGGCGAAACGCTGACGCTGGTCAAGGGCGACAGTCTGGACTACGAGGGTTGGGATGCGGCGTTGACGGTGACGGGTGCTGACGCCGTGGCGACGGGCCAGCAGGTGACGTTCAAGCTCGGTGGCCGTCCCTACGGCGTCGCCATCGGCCTGCAGGCACTTGGCGGTGGCCGGGTGGAGCTGGAGAAGGGTTCGATCAATTCCAATCTCAACGACCGGCGGGTCTTCGAGACCCTGCAGGTGCAGGGCAGGGATGCCGCCGGCGTGGTCAGCAAGATGCGCCTGGCCGGCGTCGACATCAACGCCGGCTACAATGGCAACGGCCAAGGTGCTTTTGCGGCCCGCGACGGCGGCAGTCTGCATTTCACCGATGGCCGCATCGCGGGCGGCAACGTCGGAAAATACTTCGGTTTGTTTACTGTCGATGGCACGGATAGCGAAATCCGCGCCATACGCACCGCCATTTCCCTGACCGGCAATGCCGGCCTGGGAGTGGCGGCGGGCGGGAAACTGACCCTGCAGCAGATGGAGATCGCCACCAGCGACGGCTACCTCAACATGCTGATCACCGGCGAAGGCTCGCAGGCCAGCACCACCGCGCTGGTGTTGAGCAATGCACGTTACGACATCAATGACGGCGCGCAGGCCCACGTCGTCAACGGGACCATCGTCAATGGCGCGCAACCGGCCTTCCGCGTGAGTGGCGGAAACACCGCATCGAGCGTGAACGTCGATCAGGGCAGCTACAGCGCCAAGGGGAGCTACCTGGCCGAGATCCAGCACGACGGCCAGTTCACCGCGACCGACGCCGACTTCAAGGCCAGCGACGTGCAGGCCGCGTTCCACACCAGCAGCAGCAGCGCCGAACTGACATTGAAGAAGAGCGCCATCGAGACCTCGGGCAACGAGGGCAGCCATGGCGTGGACATTCTCGGAGGGGTCGCCACGCTGGAGAGCCTCCGCCTGGATACGTGGGGCAATGAGGCCCATGCACTGCGCGGCACCCAGAACAACGAGACCACGCTGTCGCGAATCTCCCTCAAGGACAGCCAGGTGGAGGTGCACGGCAGCGGCGGCGCGGCGCTGTACGTGGCAGGTGACAAGGTGGAAGCCACCGTCGCCGCTTCACAGATGACGTCGCTGGAGACGGACGCGCATGGCTTTGTCCAGGTGGACCGTGCTCAGTTGGACGTGCGCGACTCGCAGATTGACGTGCAGGGCGCGCGCGGCAGCACCTATGTGAGCCGGGTCAACACCCGTGGCAATGGCGGCAACAGCGCGCGGATCGCCACCAGCGTTATGCGCGCCATGAAGGGGCCCGCCCTGTGGTTTCTGGGCGATCAACACAAGCTGATTCTCAACGAGTCGCGCGTGCTGTCCGGCGAGGTCGATGGCGCGCCCGGGGTACTGATGCAAGTCGACGACGCGATCCTGGACAACCAGGACACGCTGGCTGCGGGCCGCATCACCCTCAACGCGCGCGATTCGGAACTGTTGGGAGACGTGCGCGTCGACAGCGCCACCGCCGAAGTGAATCTGGACCTGACCGGCGCCTCGACGCTGCAGGGCGCCCTGCTGTCCGAGGCGGGCCGACAGGTGGCGGAGCTGGGTCTGATGGAGAGCAGTACGTGGATGGTGACCGCGCACTCGGGACTGACTCAATTGATTCACCGCGGACTGCTGCAGTTCGCGGCGCCCGCCACCGCCAGCGACTTCAAACGCGTGCAGGTGACCGGCAACTACGACATCGGCGAAGGCACGCTGGAGTTCAACACCCGCCTGGAAGGCGATGACTCGGCCACCGATCGTCTGCTGGTGCAAGGCAATGCAACAGGCGTGGGCAGCGTGCGCGTGGTCAACGCCAAGGGCGCGGGCGCCGCCACCGTTGAAGGCATCCGCCTGGTACAGGTGGACGGCGAGTCGAGCGCGACCTTGAGCCTGCTCGAGCGCGTCGTCGCCGGCCCGTACGAGTACACCCTGGTGCAGGGCAGCGTCAGCGCGCCGGACGACGGCGACTGGTACCTGCGCTCCAGCCGGCCACCACCGGTGAAACCCGACGACCCGGTGCAGCCGGACGAGCCGGACAAGCCCGACGAGCCGGTGAAGCCGGACGAGCCCGACCAACCCGTCAAGCCCGATTCTCCGGACGATCCCACCCCCCCAATCACGCCGGTCGACCCGCCATCGCCATCGCCTCCGGAACCACTGTGGCGTCCGGAAGTGGCGGCGTACCAGGCCAACCAATGGGCGAGCATCAGTCTGTTCTCGCACAACCTGCACGATCGCCTGGGCGAACCGGTGTACGCCGAGCGCCAACGCGATGGCTCAGGCGGCCAGGCTTGGGTGCGCAGCCAGCGTCAGCAACACGATCTGCGCACGGAGAACCGGCAGCTGGCTTCGGCCACCGATGCGACGATGCTGCAAGCCGGCGCCGAACTGACCCGTTGGCAGCCGCGCGATCACCGCCTGCATCTGGGCATGATGGCCGGCGCGGCGCAGGCGCAGAGCCACGTCGGTTCCGCACTGACCGGCTACCACGCCAAGGGTTCCGTGCGCGGACACAGCTTCGGCCTCTATGGCACCTGGTTCTCGCGCGCGGGCACTCCAGGCGGTGCTTACCTGGATGGCTGGGTGCAACACGGCCGCTTCCACAACCAGGTGCAGAGCGACGGCCTGCGCAGCGTGCGCTATACCTCGCGCAGCTGGACCGCTTCGCTGGAAGCCGGCTATGCATGGAATGCGTGGACCAGCGCGCGCGCGCGCTGGATGCTGGAACCGCAACTGCAGTACGTGTATGTGCAGCACTCCGCTGATCGCGTGCGCGAAGCCAACGGCACGCGCATCGATGCCAGCGCCGGTGCGGGCGTGGACCGGCGCCTGGGGCTGCGGATGTACCCGCAGGTGCTGGACCTGCAGGTGATGCGGGTGCAGCCCTACCTCGCGGTGCACCGCGAGGACTATGCCGCGCGTCGCGGTGTGCGGTTCGAGGGCACCGCCATGAACGGCAGCCTGCCGCGCCGCATCGATTCCATGCAGGCCGGAGCGGATGCCGAGTTGGGTGGTGGCTGGACTGCGCGCGGCTTCATCACCCTGCGGCGTGGCGCCGGCCACTACCGCGAGGTCAGCGGCCAGGTCGGGCTGGGTTACCGCTGGTGA
- a CDS encoding 23S rRNA (adenine(2030)-N(6))-methyltransferase RlmJ — MNYRHAFHAGNHADVLKHMILLAVLAALKRKDSPFFVLDTHAGRGRYLLGGSESQKTGEAESGIFRLFDQPALPEVLEHYLRAVQAANPVGALVAYPGSPLLAAQALREQDRLAACELQPEEASELKALFAHDKRVGVHARDGYVALHALLPPRVGEVKIARGLVLIDPPYEAQDAEYPQIIKSLRDAMERWPNACYAVWYPIKQRRSLQPFLRKAAALPAKSALLAELQIRPDDSPLRLNGSGMLLLNPPFQIEQAIAPALPALQKALGEAGASTRLEWLQMAHQR, encoded by the coding sequence ATGAACTATCGCCACGCCTTCCACGCCGGTAACCATGCCGACGTGCTCAAGCACATGATCCTGCTGGCCGTGCTGGCCGCGCTCAAGCGCAAGGACAGCCCCTTCTTCGTGCTCGATACCCATGCCGGCCGCGGCCGCTATCTGCTGGGGGGCAGCGAGAGCCAGAAGACCGGCGAGGCTGAATCCGGCATTTTCCGGCTGTTCGACCAGCCCGCCCTGCCCGAGGTGCTGGAACACTATCTGCGGGCCGTGCAGGCCGCCAACCCGGTCGGCGCACTGGTGGCCTATCCCGGTTCGCCGCTGTTGGCCGCGCAGGCGCTGCGCGAGCAGGACCGCCTGGCGGCGTGCGAGCTGCAGCCCGAAGAGGCGAGTGAACTCAAGGCCCTGTTCGCCCATGACAAGCGCGTCGGCGTGCATGCGCGCGACGGCTATGTCGCGCTGCATGCGCTGTTGCCGCCGCGTGTGGGCGAGGTGAAGATCGCCCGCGGCCTGGTGCTGATCGATCCGCCGTACGAAGCGCAGGACGCCGAGTACCCGCAGATCATCAAGTCGCTGCGCGACGCCATGGAGCGCTGGCCCAACGCCTGTTACGCGGTCTGGTACCCGATCAAGCAGCGGCGCAGCCTGCAGCCGTTCTTGCGCAAGGCCGCGGCCCTGCCCGCGAAGTCGGCGCTGCTGGCGGAACTGCAGATCCGCCCCGATGACTCGCCGCTGCGACTGAATGGCAGCGGCATGTTGCTGCTCAATCCCCCCTTCCAGATCGAACAGGCCATCGCCCCCGCGCTGCCGGCGTTGCAGAAAGCGCTGGGCGAAGCCGGCGCCAGCACGCGCCTGGAGTGGTTGCAGATGGCTCACCAGCGGTAA
- a CDS encoding MmcQ/YjbR family DNA-binding protein, with protein sequence MAKKASQRDLDSWLGRLPGVSTDVKWGADLCYLVRDKMFCVYCLEGEGKGSLSFKAGEDRFLELTDRPGFVPAPYLARAHWVKLDDTSVLPREELQALLRQAYDLIVAKLPKKVQKELAAG encoded by the coding sequence ATGGCAAAGAAAGCGAGCCAACGCGATCTGGACAGCTGGCTGGGGCGTCTGCCCGGGGTCAGCACCGATGTGAAGTGGGGCGCGGACCTGTGCTATCTGGTGCGCGACAAGATGTTCTGCGTGTACTGCCTGGAAGGCGAGGGCAAGGGCAGCTTGAGCTTCAAGGCCGGCGAAGATCGGTTCCTGGAACTCACCGACCGCCCGGGCTTTGTACCGGCGCCCTATCTGGCGCGCGCGCACTGGGTGAAGCTGGATGACACCTCCGTGCTGCCACGCGAGGAACTGCAGGCGCTGCTGCGCCAGGCTTACGACCTGATCGTCGCCAAGCTGCCGAAGAAGGTGCAGAAGGAATTGGCGGCCGGATAA
- the creD gene encoding cell envelope integrity protein CreD, with amino-acid sequence MKSLKLLLRFLTVGGLVLLLLIPLMMVRGLISDREFYQAKAVDRISQSMAGPQQVVGPLRVVPWQELRSTTVVGEDGRPTTRQDTVQGYALQTPLSLSASGTLKPNLRRIGVYEVRTFEWGANVSAEFAPLPLAPVAGRTYGQPYLVLGLADVRGLVGTPSLSLEGRPLLIESGTGALGERMSGVHAKLPEAKSDDGTIRLPASKLQLRFVLAGTESLGIAPIGDSNHIQLQSSWPHPLFGGRYSPHDSKVGDAGFTARWEISSLASATQAQLGEKGKTDLTQRRRLSEAGGYEAAGEDGKLSAIDSLDVHLVDPVDTYTQVDRASKYGILFVVLTFVAFGLFELIKRLKIHPLQYLLVGLALAIFFLLLLSLSEHIVFWQAYLISAAACIGLQFFYLSGVLQGWWRAAGFATMLTALYGVLYALLLSDDNALLMGSLLLFGILATIMFVTRKVNWYELGNELR; translated from the coding sequence GTGAAATCCCTCAAACTGTTGTTGCGATTCCTGACCGTTGGCGGTCTGGTGCTGTTGTTGCTCATCCCCCTGATGATGGTGCGGGGCCTGATTTCGGATCGCGAGTTCTACCAAGCCAAGGCCGTGGATCGCATTTCCCAGAGCATGGCTGGCCCGCAGCAGGTGGTGGGTCCATTGCGCGTGGTGCCCTGGCAGGAACTGCGCAGCACCACCGTGGTAGGCGAAGACGGCCGGCCGACCACGCGCCAGGACACCGTGCAGGGCTACGCCTTGCAGACGCCGTTGAGCCTGAGCGCCAGCGGCACCCTCAAGCCCAACCTGCGCCGCATTGGCGTGTACGAAGTGCGCACCTTCGAGTGGGGCGCCAACGTGTCGGCCGAGTTTGCGCCGCTACCGCTGGCGCCGGTGGCGGGCCGTACTTACGGCCAGCCGTATCTGGTGCTGGGCCTGGCCGATGTGCGCGGGCTGGTGGGTACGCCATCGTTGAGCCTGGAGGGTCGCCCGCTGCTGATCGAGAGCGGCACCGGTGCGCTGGGCGAGCGCATGAGCGGCGTGCATGCCAAGTTGCCAGAAGCCAAGTCCGACGACGGCACCATCCGCCTGCCTGCCAGCAAGCTGCAACTGCGCTTCGTGCTGGCCGGCACCGAGTCGCTGGGCATCGCGCCGATTGGCGACAGCAACCACATCCAACTGCAATCGAGCTGGCCGCATCCGCTGTTCGGTGGCCGCTACTCGCCGCATGACAGCAAGGTGGGCGATGCCGGCTTCACGGCGCGCTGGGAAATCTCCTCACTGGCCAGCGCCACGCAGGCGCAGCTGGGCGAGAAGGGCAAGACCGATCTGACCCAGCGCAGGCGCCTGTCCGAAGCGGGCGGTTACGAAGCGGCCGGCGAAGACGGCAAGCTCTCGGCCATCGACAGCCTGGACGTGCATTTGGTGGATCCGGTCGACACCTACACCCAGGTCGATCGCGCCAGCAAGTACGGCATCCTGTTCGTGGTGCTGACCTTCGTGGCGTTCGGCTTGTTCGAGCTGATCAAGCGCCTGAAGATCCATCCGCTGCAATACCTGCTGGTGGGCCTGGCGCTGGCGATCTTCTTCCTGCTGCTGCTCAGCCTGTCCGAGCACATCGTCTTCTGGCAGGCCTACCTGATCTCGGCGGCGGCGTGCATCGGCCTGCAGTTCTTCTACCTGTCCGGGGTATTGCAGGGCTGGTGGCGCGCGGCGGGTTTCGCGACCATGCTCACCGCCTTGTATGGCGTGCTGTATGCCTTGCTGCTGTCGGATGACAACGCGCTGCTGATGGGCTCCCTGCTGCTGTTCGGCATCCTGGCCACCATCATGTTCGTCACCCGCAAGGTCAACTGGTACGAACTCGGCAACGAGTTGCGCTGA
- the creC gene encoding two-component system sensor histidine kinase CreC, protein MRIGLRLFIAFFLIVGLAAFFVMRVFVNEVKPGVRQAMESTLVDTANVLAVMAADDMRAGRIADGDFARDIAQAGQRDLKARVWRFPKDRIDYRVTITDARGVVVYDSTGQDIGRDNSRWNDVYRTLRGEYGARSSPETPGQTERTVMHVAAPIRDGDRIIGVLTVAQPNHSIEPFITASQQNIMRRGAWLIGLSALIGLLITWWLVRGINRLNRYAQAVAAGEPVPPPKPRNDEIGDLGRALEAMRRKLEGKAYVEQYVQSLTHEMKSPLAAIRGAAELLQEPMADDQRQRFAHSILSQQQRLTETIDKLLMLAEVEQHGWLQKRQPVSVDALMAQVVEDAAGSAQSLEVTLTASAEDAGLVVQGDAFLLRQALGNLVDNALAFSPPQGAVQVLAQQQGDLVRLCVRDQGPGIPDYARERVFERFYSLARPATGHRSSGLGLPFVREVARLHGGEISLEPRAEGGTDAVLTVAVG, encoded by the coding sequence ATGCGAATCGGCCTGCGCCTGTTCATCGCCTTCTTCCTGATCGTGGGGCTGGCGGCGTTCTTCGTGATGCGGGTGTTCGTCAATGAGGTGAAGCCGGGCGTGCGCCAGGCGATGGAGTCCACGTTGGTGGATACCGCCAACGTGTTGGCGGTGATGGCGGCGGACGACATGCGGGCCGGCCGGATCGCCGACGGCGATTTCGCCCGCGACATCGCGCAGGCCGGGCAACGCGACTTGAAGGCTCGGGTGTGGCGGTTTCCCAAGGATCGCATCGACTACCGGGTGACCATCACCGATGCGCGTGGCGTGGTGGTGTACGACTCCACCGGCCAGGACATTGGCCGCGACAATTCGCGCTGGAACGATGTCTACCGCACCCTGCGCGGTGAGTACGGCGCGCGCTCCAGTCCGGAAACGCCCGGGCAGACCGAGCGCACGGTGATGCACGTCGCCGCGCCGATTCGCGATGGCGACCGGATCATCGGCGTGCTGACCGTGGCGCAACCCAACCACAGCATCGAACCCTTCATCACCGCCAGCCAGCAGAACATCATGCGCCGCGGCGCCTGGTTGATTGGGTTGTCGGCCTTGATTGGCCTGTTGATTACCTGGTGGCTGGTGCGCGGCATCAACCGCCTCAACCGCTATGCGCAGGCCGTAGCAGCGGGCGAACCGGTGCCGCCGCCCAAGCCACGCAATGACGAGATTGGCGACTTGGGGCGCGCGCTGGAAGCGATGCGGCGCAAGCTGGAAGGCAAGGCCTACGTGGAGCAGTACGTGCAGTCGCTGACCCACGAGATGAAAAGCCCGCTGGCGGCGATACGCGGCGCGGCCGAGTTGCTGCAGGAGCCGATGGCCGATGATCAGCGCCAGCGTTTTGCCCACAGCATCCTCAGCCAGCAGCAACGGCTGACCGAAACCATCGACAAGCTGCTGATGCTGGCCGAGGTGGAACAGCATGGCTGGTTGCAGAAGCGGCAACCGGTTTCCGTGGATGCGTTGATGGCGCAGGTGGTGGAGGATGCCGCGGGTTCGGCGCAGTCTTTGGAGGTGACGCTGACCGCGAGCGCCGAGGATGCCGGATTGGTGGTGCAGGGCGATGCGTTCCTGCTGCGGCAGGCGCTGGGCAATCTGGTCGACAACGCACTGGCGTTTTCGCCGCCGCAGGGCGCGGTGCAGGTGCTGGCGCAGCAGCAGGGCGATCTGGTTCGCCTGTGCGTGCGTGATCAGGGGCCGGGCATACCGGACTATGCGCGTGAGCGGGTGTTCGAACGCTTCTATTCGCTGGCGCGGCCAGCGACCGGGCATCGCAGCTCGGGCCTGGGCCTGCCGTTCGTGCGCGAGGTGGCGCGCCTGCATGGCGGCGAGATCAGCCTGGAACCGCGTGCGGAAGGCGGGACCGATGCGGTGCTGACGGTGGCGGTGGGCTAG
- the creB gene encoding two-component system response regulator CreB, with the protein MDHGYAVGMPLILLAEDETAIADTVVYALRSEGMEAEHVLLGGLVEPRVRAGGVDVVVLDIGLPDINGFDVCKRLRSFSDVPVIFLTARNDEIDRVLGLELGADDYVAKPFSPRELVARVRARLRRAPVAPPVAVAGWDRHGEFAIDRDGHRIHYRGQALDLTRYEYALLAALLQRPGAILSRAQLMDRGWDSDAESMDRTVDTHIKTLRGKLRAAGADPDPIRTHRGLGYALEV; encoded by the coding sequence ATGGACCACGGCTATGCTGTGGGCATGCCGCTGATCCTGCTTGCCGAAGACGAAACCGCCATCGCCGACACCGTCGTCTATGCCCTGCGCAGCGAGGGCATGGAGGCCGAGCACGTATTGCTGGGCGGACTGGTCGAACCGCGGGTGCGCGCCGGCGGGGTGGACGTGGTGGTGCTGGACATCGGCCTGCCGGACATCAACGGTTTCGATGTCTGCAAGCGCCTGCGCAGCTTCAGCGACGTGCCGGTGATTTTCCTGACCGCGCGCAACGACGAGATTGACCGCGTGCTGGGCCTGGAATTGGGCGCGGACGACTACGTGGCCAAACCCTTTTCGCCGCGCGAGCTGGTGGCGCGCGTGCGTGCGCGCCTGCGGCGTGCACCGGTGGCGCCGCCGGTGGCGGTGGCCGGTTGGGATCGCCATGGCGAGTTTGCGATTGATCGCGACGGTCACCGCATCCATTACCGCGGGCAGGCGCTGGACCTGACCCGTTACGAGTACGCACTGCTGGCGGCGTTGTTGCAGCGCCCGGGCGCCATCCTCAGCCGCGCGCAGCTGATGGATCGCGGCTGGGACAGCGATGCCGAGAGCATGGACCGCACGGTGGACACCCACATCAAGACGCTGCGCGGCAAGCTGCGTGCGGCGGGCGCGGACCCGGATCCCATCCGCACCCATCGCGGCCTGGGTTACGCCCTCGAGGTCTGA